The following are from one region of the Chloroflexota bacterium genome:
- a CDS encoding ABC transporter substrate-binding protein, translating to MKKAISLLLALAVAGCAGNTPTAAPLNTLPPAETATPTIAPTATPIPHVKLAMGFIPDIQFAPFYVAAEKGYFDEQGIEIEFVTMFENDSVPLIGANELQFANVSAEQVIQARAQGLPVTYVFAWYQKFPIVIASKAGEGIVNPEGLRGRTVGLPGLFGASYIGLRALLASQGIPESDVLLEAIGFTQVEALTADQVQAVVGYASNEPVKLKATGQEINVINVSDYAQLAGNGLVTNEQTLTEHPELVQGMVTALLKGLTDTIADPDEAFEISKKYVETLATADEATAATARQVLAASIELWQAPELGVADLGQWEQTQNTLLQMGLITEPVDFNVTVTNEFVRP from the coding sequence ATGAAAAAGGCAATTTCTCTTCTACTCGCGCTCGCTGTTGCCGGGTGCGCCGGCAACACGCCTACTGCCGCTCCGCTGAACACGCTTCCCCCGGCAGAGACGGCTACCCCGACGATAGCGCCCACCGCGACTCCGATCCCGCACGTCAAGCTGGCCATGGGCTTCATCCCCGACATTCAGTTTGCGCCGTTCTACGTGGCCGCCGAGAAAGGTTACTTTGACGAGCAAGGCATTGAGATCGAATTTGTGACCATGTTCGAGAACGACTCGGTGCCGCTGATTGGCGCAAACGAGTTGCAGTTCGCCAATGTGAGCGCCGAGCAGGTGATTCAAGCGCGGGCGCAGGGCCTGCCCGTGACGTATGTTTTCGCCTGGTATCAAAAGTTTCCGATTGTGATCGCCTCCAAAGCCGGGGAGGGGATTGTGAATCCCGAAGGGTTGCGAGGCCGCACGGTGGGCCTGCCCGGTTTGTTTGGGGCCAGCTATATCGGCCTGCGCGCCCTGCTTGCTTCGCAAGGCATCCCCGAAAGCGATGTGCTATTGGAAGCCATCGGCTTCACGCAAGTTGAAGCCCTGACGGCGGATCAGGTGCAGGCGGTGGTGGGCTATGCCAGCAATGAGCCGGTGAAACTTAAAGCAACCGGCCAGGAGATCAACGTGATCAACGTGTCCGACTATGCTCAACTGGCCGGCAACGGGTTGGTGACCAACGAGCAAACGTTGACCGAGCATCCTGAACTGGTGCAGGGCATGGTGACGGCTTTGCTCAAAGGGTTGACCGACACGATTGCCGACCCGGATGAGGCCTTTGAAATTTCCAAGAAGTACGTGGAGACTCTGGCGACCGCCGACGAAGCGACCGCCGCCACCGCCCGCCAGGTTTTAGCCGCCTCGATTGAGTTGTGGCAAGCACCGGAACTTGGGGTGGCCGACCTGGGCCAGTGGGAGCAAACGCAAAATACGTTGTTGCAAATGGGGTTGATCACCGAGCCGGTTGATTTCAACGTGACGGTGACGAATGAATTTGTGAGGCCATAA
- a CDS encoding HAMP domain-containing protein, with the protein MDTTLSDRPSHKPSLMLRSAGGVALAVLVSLGIFYLLMSPPVNEIGLMALFLTITAMISVAAGYGAYRLGWISRSPRIRLTVLGGYALSSLLTFFNVWLTARLMFASLHDLLLATVLLVFAGGIAISLGYFLSEALTDRIVVLNQAANSVAEGDLATRVPVTGSDELADLARTFNTMAAQIETAIKKQEELDTLRRDLIAWVGHDLRTPLASIRAMVEALADGMVDDADTVKRYLTTMQRDIRSLSLLIDDLFQMAQIDAGGLQLSRHPGSLSDLISDTIESFSELAARQGVTLEGSAAPGVDPILIDTRRIGQVVANLVSNALRHTPAGGKVQVRASKSSAGVLVEIQDTGEGIRAEDLPFIFQQFYRGEKSRSRATGGAGLGLAIAKGIVEAHGGQIGVESATEQGARFFFTLPREV; encoded by the coding sequence ATGGACACCACTCTCTCTGATCGCCCCTCCCACAAACCATCGCTGATGTTGCGCTCGGCCGGCGGCGTGGCCCTGGCTGTCCTCGTCTCGCTCGGCATCTTTTATTTGCTCATGAGTCCGCCGGTGAACGAGATCGGGCTGATGGCGCTCTTCCTCACCATCACGGCCATGATCTCGGTGGCCGCCGGTTACGGCGCGTACCGGCTCGGCTGGATCAGCCGCTCGCCGCGCATCCGCCTTACCGTGCTGGGCGGCTATGCGCTCTCCAGCCTGTTGACGTTTTTCAATGTCTGGCTGACGGCGCGGCTGATGTTTGCCAGTCTGCACGACTTGTTGCTGGCGACCGTCCTGCTGGTGTTCGCCGGGGGCATCGCCATTTCGTTGGGATACTTTCTCTCCGAGGCCCTGACCGACCGGATCGTGGTTTTGAATCAGGCGGCCAATAGCGTCGCCGAAGGCGACCTGGCGACTCGCGTGCCAGTGACGGGCAGTGACGAACTGGCCGACCTGGCCCGCACCTTCAACACCATGGCCGCCCAGATCGAAACCGCCATCAAAAAGCAGGAGGAGTTGGACACCCTGCGGCGCGACCTGATCGCCTGGGTGGGCCACGACTTGCGCACGCCGCTGGCCTCGATCCGGGCGATGGTGGAAGCCCTGGCCGACGGCATGGTGGACGACGCCGACACCGTCAAACGCTACCTGACGACGATGCAGAGAGACATCCGCTCACTCTCTTTGTTGATTGACGATCTCTTTCAAATGGCGCAGATTGACGCCGGCGGCCTGCAACTCTCGCGCCACCCAGGCTCGCTCTCAGACTTGATCTCCGACACCATCGAGAGCTTCTCCGAGTTGGCGGCCCGGCAGGGCGTGACTCTCGAAGGGAGCGCCGCCCCAGGGGTTGACCCGATCCTGATTGACACGCGCCGAATCGGCCAGGTGGTGGCGAACCTGGTGAGCAACGCCTTGCGCCACACTCCGGCGGGCGGCAAAGTGCAAGTGCGCGCCTCCAAATCTTCCGCAGGCGTGCTGGTTGAAATTCAAGATACGGGTGAAGGGATTCGGGCTGAAGACTTGCCGTTCATCTTCCAGCAGTTTTATCGCGGCGAAAAATCGCGGAGCCGGGCCACCGGCGGCGCCGGGCTGGGGCTGGCGATTGCCAAAGGCATCGTCGAAGCGCACGGCGGCCAAATCGGCGTCGAGAGCGCAACCGAGCAGGGGGCGCGGTTCTTTTTTACGCTACCACGAGAAGTCTGA
- a CDS encoding response regulator transcription factor gives MAEMTVLVVEDEPSISEVVSLYLKRAGFQVTVATDGLAAKAMLERGLPDLVVLDLMLPKLGGLELTRWLRLQGDVPIIMLTARREEADRIAGLEMGADDYVVKPFSPQELVSRVKAVLRRARPPAVSAQEQALVFDDIQIDPQTRLVEINGEEKMLTAKEFDLLWVLARHPRQVFTRDQLLERVWGLAEYIDPSTVTVHMRRLREKIEPDPSDPKHILTVWGVGYKFEP, from the coding sequence ATGGCCGAAATGACTGTGCTGGTGGTGGAAGATGAGCCGAGTATCAGTGAGGTGGTGAGCCTGTATCTTAAGCGCGCCGGGTTTCAGGTGACGGTGGCAACCGACGGGTTGGCGGCCAAAGCCATGCTGGAGCGCGGCCTGCCCGACCTGGTAGTGCTCGACCTGATGTTGCCCAAGCTGGGCGGCCTGGAGTTGACGCGATGGCTACGGTTGCAAGGTGACGTGCCCATCATTATGCTCACCGCCCGGCGCGAAGAGGCTGACCGTATTGCCGGCTTGGAAATGGGCGCTGACGATTACGTGGTGAAGCCCTTTAGCCCGCAGGAGCTGGTGAGCCGGGTGAAGGCGGTTTTGCGGCGGGCGCGGCCTCCGGCGGTGAGCGCCCAGGAGCAGGCTCTGGTCTTCGACGACATCCAGATCGATCCACAGACCCGGTTGGTGGAGATAAACGGCGAGGAGAAAATGCTCACCGCCAAAGAATTTGATCTGCTGTGGGTGCTGGCCCGCCACCCGCGCCAGGTGTTCACCCGCGATCAACTGCTGGAGCGCGTGTGGGGCCTGGCCGAGTACATTGACCCCAGCACCGTCACCGTTCACATGCGCCGCCTGCGCGAGAAGATCGAACCCGACCCCTCCGACCCGAAACATATTTTGACGGTGTGGGGAGTCGGATACAAGTTTGAGCCGTGA
- a CDS encoding DM13 domain-containing protein: MRFAKLGLICWMALLAACGAPAAALPTRAPTLPSPAVSTQVPANSVIVTETAPPQEAASPAPPTVAQTESKPLLSGQFFKQEVAVTGSYTLDPTTGVLRLSDDFNLSQGPDLFVILSGASEVTLDYVSFSGVVNNSPLLYLGALASASGSQEYAIPAGTDLSVYKSVVVWCRQFSVAFAAALLTP; this comes from the coding sequence ATGCGTTTTGCAAAACTCGGATTGATCTGTTGGATGGCTCTGCTGGCCGCGTGCGGCGCTCCCGCCGCCGCGCTCCCCACCCGCGCCCCGACTCTGCCCAGCCCCGCCGTTTCGACTCAGGTCCCGGCCAATTCGGTGATTGTCACCGAAACGGCGCCCCCTCAAGAGGCGGCTTCCCCGGCCCCGCCTACGGTTGCTCAAACAGAGTCAAAGCCGCTACTGTCCGGCCAGTTCTTCAAACAGGAGGTGGCGGTCACCGGATCGTACACGCTTGATCCCACGACGGGCGTTCTGCGACTCAGCGACGACTTCAACCTTAGTCAGGGGCCGGATTTGTTTGTCATTCTTTCCGGCGCGAGCGAGGTGACGCTGGATTACGTCAGCTTTAGCGGCGTTGTGAACAACTCGCCGTTGTTATATCTTGGCGCGTTGGCGAGTGCTTCGGGTTCGCAGGAGTACGCTATTCCAGCAGGAACCGACTTATCGGTGTATAAATCGGTGGTCGTGTGGTGCCGGCAGTTTAGCGTCGCCTTTGCGGCGGCGCTGTTGACTCCATGA
- a CDS encoding fatty acid desaturase, whose protein sequence is MIPSINNETFKKAHESWQALVAQYQNPHLGRSIWQIVNTFGLYLLAWALMYWSLSVSYWLTLALAVPTAGLLVRIFIILHDCGHGSFFKSNKANEIIGTAAGILTFTPYLQWRREHAIHHASSGDLDRRGVGDVYTMTVEEYRQSPWWKRLGYRVYRSSFVMFGLGPLYVFVVAHRFISPHSGKREKVNLHLTNLAMLAIALVLGATMGFKEYLMIQLPVIWLASTAGVWMFYIQHQFEDTYWKDHPEWQYAAAALQGSSYYKLPKVLQWFTGNIGFHHIHHLSPRIPNYNLEKCYKENPLFQHVTIVTFWESLRAVSLKLWDERGQRLVGFSHLKRLRAR, encoded by the coding sequence GTGATCCCCTCAATTAACAACGAAACTTTCAAGAAAGCTCATGAGTCGTGGCAGGCCCTGGTGGCCCAATACCAGAACCCGCACCTGGGCAGAAGCATCTGGCAGATCGTCAACACGTTTGGGCTTTACCTGCTGGCCTGGGCGCTGATGTACTGGAGTCTGTCGGTCTCGTACTGGCTGACGCTGGCCCTGGCCGTGCCCACTGCCGGTTTGCTGGTCCGCATCTTCATCATCCTGCACGATTGCGGCCACGGCTCGTTCTTCAAGTCGAATAAAGCCAACGAAATCATCGGCACGGCTGCCGGGATTCTCACCTTCACGCCGTATTTGCAGTGGCGGCGCGAGCACGCCATCCACCACGCTTCGTCTGGCGACCTGGATCGGCGCGGGGTGGGCGATGTGTACACGATGACGGTGGAAGAATACCGGCAGTCGCCGTGGTGGAAGCGGCTGGGCTATCGAGTCTATCGCAGTTCGTTTGTGATGTTCGGCCTGGGGCCGCTGTACGTCTTCGTCGTCGCCCACCGCTTTATCTCGCCGCACTCCGGCAAGCGCGAGAAAGTCAACCTGCATCTCACCAATTTGGCGATGTTGGCCATTGCCCTCGTGCTGGGCGCAACGATGGGCTTCAAGGAATATCTCATGATCCAACTGCCCGTCATCTGGCTGGCCTCCACCGCAGGCGTGTGGATGTTCTACATTCAACACCAGTTTGAAGACACGTATTGGAAAGACCACCCGGAGTGGCAGTACGCCGCCGCCGCTTTGCAGGGCAGTTCCTACTATAAACTCCCCAAAGTGTTGCAGTGGTTCACCGGCAACATCGGCTTCCATCATATTCATCACCTCAGCCCGCGCATTCCCAACTACAACCTGGAGAAGTGTTACAAAGAGAATCCGCTCTTCCAGCATGTTACCATCGTCACCTTCTGGGAAAGTTTGAGGGCGGTGTCGTTGAAGCTTTGGGACGAGCGAGGACAAAGGCTGGTGGGGTTCAGCCACCTCAAACGGTTGCGGGCGCGCTAG
- a CDS encoding AAA family ATPase translates to MPARNPFQKVSAAPTNPHPKGGKTKLFDVADLYKGPAADAAPTADGGLPLDEKLRQAYFWIVNHAIISPHYDIEYNDGPHQTFTFGDSKARVNLPSGQSYSSFVLLPLLNFAVRRRCLLVGGPGRGKTSSAILMAVLAGYSLKDIKRGIQHGQPQMTISDLLGNPLPADLVNAKSMDEIRISWRKWLSMRIKIIDEYNRIPTRTQSALLTVMGDNYAEILDQIYECPESAWYLTANDDAGGGTYQVIEALRDRIDVVVKTLHFNNRFLNELLTRIEEGIEPAQVVPRDIIFTEAEIDRMSKEILEVTLPPEIRRRLEFFASQFEFLEPAAEQLEYKTKDTAKLAGADFNTLSASETGKDRVKDLGSQTRNGFSVRALMTALVFVKAMAYFRGNREVDINDVRQIMPFVLHDKLQLNPESPFFEAPGNAVYRIDRVGWIRKLFDLACAEYDGLNLDKDDPLAGLETEFEAGLEGVTEAEARSRLVKIERLLAEWSKGRKLYGHVFDDVLKLKYLHQRYTNYLKWLKYK, encoded by the coding sequence ATGCCCGCCCGAAATCCTTTTCAAAAAGTTTCCGCCGCCCCCACCAATCCGCACCCGAAGGGTGGCAAGACCAAGCTGTTTGACGTGGCCGATTTGTACAAAGGGCCGGCCGCCGACGCGGCCCCCACTGCCGACGGCGGCCTGCCCCTGGATGAGAAATTGCGGCAGGCCTATTTCTGGATCGTCAACCACGCCATCATCAGCCCGCACTACGACATCGAATACAACGACGGGCCGCACCAAACGTTCACCTTTGGCGACAGCAAGGCCAGAGTCAACCTGCCGTCGGGCCAGAGCTATTCGAGCTTTGTGCTTCTGCCCCTGCTGAACTTTGCCGTGCGCCGCCGCTGTTTGCTTGTTGGCGGGCCGGGGCGCGGCAAAACGTCGAGCGCGATTCTGATGGCGGTGCTGGCCGGCTACAGCCTCAAAGACATCAAGCGCGGCATCCAGCACGGCCAGCCGCAAATGACGATCTCCGACCTGCTGGGCAACCCCCTGCCCGCCGACCTGGTCAACGCCAAAAGCATGGACGAGATTCGCATCTCGTGGCGCAAGTGGCTGAGCATGAGAATCAAAATCATTGACGAGTACAACCGCATTCCCACCCGCACCCAGAGCGCCCTGCTGACGGTGATGGGCGACAACTACGCCGAGATTCTGGATCAGATTTACGAGTGCCCGGAGTCGGCCTGGTATCTCACCGCCAACGACGACGCCGGCGGCGGCACGTATCAAGTCATCGAAGCTTTGCGCGACCGGATTGACGTGGTGGTGAAGACTCTGCATTTCAACAATCGCTTCCTCAACGAACTGCTGACCCGCATCGAAGAAGGCATCGAGCCGGCTCAGGTCGTTCCGAGGGACATCATCTTCACTGAGGCCGAGATTGACCGGATGAGCAAAGAGATTCTGGAGGTGACTCTGCCACCGGAAATTCGCCGCCGCCTGGAGTTTTTCGCCAGCCAGTTTGAATTTCTCGAACCGGCCGCCGAGCAGTTGGAATACAAGACCAAAGACACGGCCAAGCTGGCCGGGGCCGACTTCAACACCCTCTCGGCCAGTGAGACCGGCAAAGACCGGGTGAAGGATTTGGGGAGCCAGACACGCAACGGCTTCTCGGTGCGGGCGCTGATGACGGCGCTGGTGTTCGTCAAGGCCATGGCTTATTTCCGGGGCAACCGGGAGGTGGACATCAACGACGTTCGCCAGATCATGCCCTTTGTTCTGCACGACAAACTGCAACTCAACCCCGAGTCGCCGTTTTTTGAAGCGCCGGGCAATGCCGTGTATCGTATTGATCGTGTCGGTTGGATTCGCAAGCTCTTCGATCTGGCTTGCGCCGAGTATGACGGGCTGAATCTTGACAAGGACGATCCGCTGGCGGGACTCGAAACTGAATTTGAAGCCGGGCTGGAGGGCGTGACCGAGGCCGAGGCCCGCAGTCGCTTGGTGAAGATCGAACGTCTGCTGGCCGAATGGAGCAAGGGCCGCAAACTCTACGGCCATGTGTTTGACGATGTGTTGAAGCTGAAGTATTTGCACCAGAGGTATACGAATTACCTCAAGTGGTTGAAATACAAATGA